The following are encoded in a window of Telmatobacter sp. DSM 110680 genomic DNA:
- a CDS encoding glycosyltransferase family 4 protein, translating into MPKIKKVLIIVENMSVPFDDRVWKEATTLRSSGYQVSVLCPRGYGSTATYELLEGVHIYRHPMPAEGNSALGFIWEFGWALIWEFIFAWWIFARRGFQVIQGCNPPDNIFLVALPFKLVGVKYIFDHHDVVPELYQSKFGQKGVLYRIQVMLEALTYRFSNVVMATNESYRQLAITRGHRDPQNVFVVRNGPDLVKFKAVQPNPNLKYGKPYLVGYVGNMSTQEGLELLIEAAQHIKESGRQDVHFTCVGGGPGLATLRKMVEDLHLEDVMNFTGRVPVELLLEILSTADVCVNPDKPCAMNDMSTMIKIMEYMALAKPIVQFDLKEGRYSAENASLYCENDKLSVGLAEKILWLLDNPEERKAMGERGRERVVKDLAWEHSVPNLLAAYERAFSDSSGGEVTAMPKESESEERCS; encoded by the coding sequence GTGCCTAAGATCAAAAAGGTCCTCATTATTGTTGAGAATATGTCGGTTCCTTTTGACGACCGCGTGTGGAAGGAAGCGACGACGTTGCGCAGCTCTGGCTATCAGGTATCTGTGCTGTGCCCTCGTGGCTACGGAAGCACCGCGACTTATGAATTGCTGGAAGGCGTCCATATTTACCGTCATCCTATGCCCGCAGAGGGAAACAGCGCCCTCGGCTTTATTTGGGAGTTTGGATGGGCGCTTATCTGGGAGTTCATTTTCGCGTGGTGGATATTTGCCCGGCGTGGCTTTCAAGTCATCCAGGGGTGCAATCCGCCAGACAATATCTTTCTGGTAGCGCTCCCTTTCAAATTGGTCGGGGTGAAGTATATCTTCGATCACCACGATGTTGTCCCGGAACTCTATCAATCAAAATTCGGCCAAAAGGGGGTTCTTTACAGGATTCAGGTAATGCTAGAGGCGCTTACATATCGCTTCAGTAATGTAGTGATGGCAACCAATGAAAGCTATCGACAGCTCGCGATAACGCGCGGCCATCGAGATCCCCAGAATGTGTTTGTGGTTCGTAATGGACCAGACTTGGTCAAGTTTAAAGCGGTTCAGCCGAATCCGAACTTGAAGTATGGCAAGCCATATCTCGTGGGATATGTGGGAAACATGAGCACCCAGGAGGGTCTCGAACTTCTCATTGAGGCCGCACAGCACATTAAGGAATCGGGGCGTCAAGACGTGCACTTCACATGTGTTGGCGGGGGGCCTGGACTTGCAACGCTACGAAAGATGGTCGAGGATCTTCATTTGGAGGATGTCATGAACTTCACAGGCCGCGTTCCGGTAGAACTCCTGCTTGAGATTCTATCGACGGCGGATGTGTGCGTGAATCCTGACAAGCCGTGCGCTATGAACGATATGTCCACAATGATCAAGATCATGGAGTACATGGCGTTGGCGAAGCCGATAGTTCAATTTGATCTGAAGGAGGGGCGGTACAGTGCCGAAAACGCTTCTCTGTACTGCGAAAATGACAAGCTCTCCGTCGGGTTGGCCGAGAAGATTCTTTGGCTATTGGATAATCCCGAGGAAAGAAAAGCGATGGGAGAGCGTGGCCGTGAACGAGTTGTGAAGGATTTGGCGTGGGAACACTCAGTGCCAAATCTTCTTGCGGCATATGAGCGTGCGTTCAGCGATTCTTCGGGCGGGGAAGTGACCGCGATGCCAAAAGAATCTGAATCAGAAGAGAGATGTTCCTGA
- a CDS encoding ABC transporter permease, translating into MSELVIEAGRTERQYWLDLWRYRELFYFLAWRDLLVRYKQTVVGISWSLIRPLLTMLILSVVFGKLGKMPSGGVPYPLLVFCGMLPWMFFSTSLSECGNSLVQNASLISKIYFPRLVIIVSSVITSFVDFMISAGFLAALMMWYHYRPPVAVVLLPFLVLLAFGVSLGVGLWIAALMVEYRDFRIIVPFLVQFGLYISPVGFQSSVVPARYQLLFSLNPMVGVIDGFRWCLLGTQGPAMWRSLTVALIDVVVLLVTGIWYFRKTERTFADVI; encoded by the coding sequence ATGAGCGAACTAGTAATTGAGGCAGGTCGCACCGAGCGACAGTATTGGTTGGACCTTTGGCGCTATCGCGAGTTGTTTTATTTTCTTGCATGGCGAGATCTGCTTGTTCGTTATAAGCAAACAGTTGTGGGTATTAGCTGGTCTTTAATCCGTCCGCTCCTGACTATGTTGATCCTGAGCGTCGTATTCGGAAAACTGGGTAAAATGCCGTCCGGTGGAGTCCCTTATCCTTTGCTCGTGTTCTGCGGGATGCTTCCGTGGATGTTTTTTTCAACGTCATTGTCGGAGTGTGGGAACAGTCTTGTGCAGAACGCGTCGCTGATCTCGAAGATTTACTTTCCTCGCCTCGTAATCATCGTCAGCAGTGTGATAACGAGCTTTGTTGACTTTATGATCTCAGCAGGGTTTTTAGCTGCTCTGATGATGTGGTATCACTACAGGCCGCCTGTCGCAGTGGTGCTGCTACCTTTCTTGGTTCTACTTGCTTTTGGGGTTTCCCTTGGTGTTGGCTTGTGGATCGCAGCACTTATGGTTGAATATCGAGACTTTCGCATCATAGTGCCGTTTTTGGTTCAGTTCGGTTTGTACATATCTCCGGTTGGTTTTCAAAGCAGTGTGGTCCCGGCAAGATATCAGTTGCTCTTTTCCCTGAATCCGATGGTTGGCGTCATTGATGGTTTCCGCTGGTGTCTGTTGGGGACGCAAGGGCCTGCAATGTGGAGGAGCTTGACCGTTGCTCTGATCGACGTTGTGGTTCTTCTTGTTACTGGAATCTGGTACTTTCGAAAGACCGAACGAACCTTTGCTGACGTAATCTGA
- a CDS encoding ABC transporter ATP-binding protein, whose product MTSPSSDLAIRIENLGKRYTIGHKRANGDGLRHAIEGALRSPGKWFKQYQENKMRETDFWALRGVSLEVKRGDVVGLVGRNGAGKSTLLKLLSRITAPTEGRIVLDGRFASLLEVGTGFHQELTGRENIFLNGAILGMSRAEIVRKFDEIVAFSEIEEFLDTPVKRYSSGMYVRLAFAVAAHLDPEILIVDEVLAVGDSAFQKKCLGKMGNFAQSGRTVLFVSHNLDAVRSLCQRAIWMERGKVRKDGEVNDVISSYFDSTSRDFLYSCSNSEYGLVIKNVILKDDRGEISGRFRPGDDLVVEISYEAQQRIEEPNVALGILGANGPCFTSNMLLDGHRPTCLEGEGKITCRFKSVPLLPQNYRVNMSIRASNGVDLIIRYQEVALFSVVGDLADFGYKGEYLKWARNSTPVVVPYEWLLPDGTHAAVSLSRTVAALQG is encoded by the coding sequence ATGACTTCTCCATCCTCTGATCTTGCCATCAGAATTGAAAATCTCGGAAAGCGATACACCATTGGTCACAAGAGAGCCAACGGCGATGGATTGCGCCACGCGATTGAAGGTGCTCTTCGCTCGCCGGGCAAATGGTTCAAGCAATATCAGGAGAACAAGATGCGGGAGACCGACTTTTGGGCTCTGCGAGGTGTGTCTCTCGAAGTGAAACGGGGCGATGTGGTGGGGCTGGTTGGCCGCAACGGGGCGGGGAAGAGCACGCTGCTGAAGTTGTTGAGCCGGATTACGGCGCCGACCGAAGGACGAATTGTTCTCGACGGCCGTTTCGCCAGCCTGCTTGAGGTGGGAACAGGGTTTCACCAGGAGTTGACGGGGCGAGAAAATATCTTTCTTAACGGTGCAATTCTGGGTATGAGTCGCGCAGAGATCGTCCGCAAGTTCGATGAAATCGTTGCCTTCTCCGAGATTGAAGAATTCTTAGATACGCCCGTCAAACGCTACTCGTCAGGCATGTATGTTCGACTAGCGTTTGCAGTGGCGGCGCACTTGGATCCTGAAATTTTGATTGTTGATGAGGTGCTCGCGGTTGGTGATTCGGCTTTTCAAAAGAAGTGTCTTGGAAAGATGGGAAACTTCGCACAAAGCGGCAGAACGGTACTGTTCGTTAGCCATAATCTGGACGCGGTCCGAAGTTTATGTCAGAGAGCGATCTGGATGGAACGCGGGAAGGTTCGTAAAGACGGTGAAGTAAATGACGTTATTAGCTCATACTTTGACAGCACTTCGCGTGATTTCCTCTACTCTTGTTCAAATTCCGAATATGGTTTGGTCATCAAGAACGTGATTCTAAAAGACGATCGAGGCGAGATTAGTGGTCGGTTCCGACCCGGCGACGACCTGGTTGTCGAGATTTCATACGAGGCACAACAGCGGATCGAAGAACCTAACGTAGCATTGGGGATTTTGGGGGCTAACGGCCCATGTTTCACATCCAATATGCTGCTAGATGGACATCGGCCTACTTGCCTTGAAGGCGAAGGAAAGATAACGTGCAGATTCAAGTCAGTTCCCTTACTGCCTCAAAACTATCGAGTCAATATGAGCATCCGAGCCTCGAACGGAGTTGATCTGATTATCCGCTATCAGGAAGTTGCCCTATTTAGTGTGGTCGGGGATCTTGCCGATTTTGGATATAAAGGAGAATATTTAAAATGGGCACGCAACTCGACGCCTGTTGTCGTGCCTTATGAGTGGCTGTTACCTGACGGCACTCATGCAGCGGTGTCGTTGTCTCGGACGGTGGCGGCGTTGCAGGGATGA
- a CDS encoding polysaccharide pyruvyl transferase family protein, giving the protein MYRLVSPGENQAAQRIQMIDASALSVRTAPKKLFFIGDNRCSVNWGRGASIALTQLLEKTFEFTGRVTGESFVLGTTDAGYIDTLIPPKHHGLFKYLFQRRWRRPVSWYIRIEEMCGARDFISEDPSVSIDNLMTYKKGHAELTRIYEQAKNADMIVVDGDGDIIFSTPPRRETLFILAMIELGIRLGKPVFLVNSMISDCPLTGRNVATLAAAGRLLAQCKAVSLRDPESLEYVQNAMPQVNCSLIPDSLFLWHSIFQPESSHPPVNGDFLLPHPERDEYWGKLDFSKPYVCIGGGALAATAPDRSVECYSRLVDEVRKLGCQVYLTENDVPDSFLQRVGKAKDVGVVPVDAPILSCGAVLAHARLFISGRYHPSILASLGGTPCIFLGSHAHKMRSLSRVLEYDDQDEFNAFPDESDSKEIVARARKYLDHGAVLRTRISQVAKRRSDEAASLPEFLMRHMDN; this is encoded by the coding sequence ATGTATCGTTTGGTGTCACCAGGGGAAAACCAAGCTGCTCAGAGAATACAGATGATCGATGCCTCAGCGCTCTCGGTTAGGACGGCGCCTAAAAAGCTATTCTTTATTGGTGACAATCGATGCAGCGTGAACTGGGGCCGCGGCGCTAGCATAGCTTTGACTCAGCTATTGGAAAAGACATTCGAATTCACTGGCCGAGTTACCGGAGAATCATTTGTGTTGGGAACTACCGATGCAGGTTACATCGATACGTTGATCCCACCTAAACATCATGGACTGTTCAAATATCTGTTTCAACGACGATGGCGTCGGCCCGTAAGCTGGTACATTCGGATCGAAGAGATGTGTGGGGCTCGTGATTTCATTTCTGAAGATCCCTCCGTCAGCATCGACAACCTCATGACTTACAAAAAGGGGCATGCTGAGCTAACTAGAATTTACGAACAAGCCAAGAATGCAGACATGATTGTGGTTGACGGCGATGGTGACATCATTTTTTCGACGCCGCCGCGACGAGAGACTCTCTTTATACTTGCCATGATCGAGCTTGGCATTCGATTGGGCAAGCCCGTCTTCCTTGTTAATTCGATGATTTCAGATTGTCCCTTGACGGGTAGAAATGTCGCGACCCTTGCGGCGGCAGGGCGTCTGCTTGCTCAATGTAAAGCTGTATCGCTTCGCGATCCAGAATCTCTGGAGTACGTTCAGAATGCGATGCCGCAAGTGAACTGCAGTCTGATTCCAGACTCGCTCTTCCTGTGGCATTCAATTTTCCAACCTGAGTCTTCGCACCCTCCAGTGAATGGCGATTTCTTGTTGCCGCATCCAGAGAGGGATGAGTACTGGGGCAAACTAGACTTTTCCAAGCCGTACGTATGCATCGGAGGCGGAGCGTTGGCCGCCACGGCACCCGATAGATCTGTTGAATGCTACTCAAGGCTTGTTGATGAGGTCAGGAAGCTCGGATGTCAAGTGTACTTGACCGAAAACGACGTACCAGATTCGTTTCTGCAACGAGTTGGAAAAGCGAAAGATGTTGGAGTTGTTCCAGTGGATGCACCTATACTCTCATGCGGCGCTGTTTTAGCGCACGCACGGTTATTCATTTCCGGACGATACCACCCGTCAATTCTTGCCTCGCTAGGCGGCACTCCTTGTATCTTTCTTGGATCTCATGCGCACAAGATGCGCAGCCTTTCACGAGTGCTTGAATATGACGATCAGGACGAGTTCAACGCGTTTCCAGATGAATCTGACTCGAAGGAGATTGTTGCGAGAGCGCGAAAGTATCTGGATCATGGCGCAGTGTTGCGAACCCGCATCTCGCAGGTAGCGAAGCGGCGCAGCGATGAAGCGGCGAGTTTGCCGGAGTTTCTTATGCGTCATATGGACAATTGA
- a CDS encoding acetyltransferase, whose translation MSSIVVVGGGGHAKVVISILRKLNRYRIIGYSDLKDNGTLLGAPYLGTDEALSPSALNQTECEAVLAVGQVGFGTSRCELWMRLRSLSLSFPFIVSPDAIVNEGVKVDGGVTVMDGAIVNSGATIGYGAIVNTHSIIEHDVILADWVHVAPGATVCGGVKVGRYSMIGAGATVIEGLAIAEHCLVGAGSTVVEDITEPGVYVGSPARRIR comes from the coding sequence ATGAGTTCAATTGTCGTTGTCGGCGGTGGTGGCCATGCCAAAGTCGTGATCAGTATTCTGCGGAAGCTGAACCGTTACCGCATTATCGGATATAGCGATTTGAAGGATAATGGGACATTACTGGGAGCGCCTTATCTCGGGACGGATGAGGCGCTTAGCCCATCGGCTCTGAACCAAACGGAGTGTGAGGCGGTATTGGCGGTCGGCCAGGTTGGCTTTGGAACTTCGCGGTGTGAACTCTGGATGCGATTGAGATCGCTTTCGTTATCCTTTCCCTTTATTGTCTCTCCTGACGCCATCGTGAACGAGGGAGTCAAAGTTGATGGGGGCGTAACGGTGATGGACGGAGCGATCGTCAACAGTGGGGCAACGATTGGCTACGGCGCGATCGTGAATACTCACAGCATCATCGAACACGATGTCATTCTTGCAGATTGGGTGCACGTCGCCCCCGGAGCTACAGTTTGTGGCGGGGTCAAGGTGGGACGCTATTCCATGATTGGGGCGGGAGCCACTGTGATTGAAGGATTAGCCATCGCTGAACATTGTCTGGTCGGCGCAGGATCTACCGTCGTTGAAGATATCACGGAGCCGGGCGTCTATGTGGGTAGCCCCGCCCGGCGAATTAGATAG
- the neuB gene encoding N-acetylneuraminate synthase produces the protein MKHVFVIAEAGVNHNGSLDLALQLLDAAKACGADAVKFQTFRAELLATRSARKAPYQDRTTSTSESQFEMLQRLQLGADDHRTLIQHCREIGIQFLSSPFDTESADLLDELGVPLYKVPSGEITNLPFLRHLAHKKKPLIVSTGMSTLGEVEEAVQVLQDEAANRITLLHCVTEYPAPFDEVNLRAMLTLKAAFGLPVGYSDHTAGIEVAVAAVALGAEVIEKHLTMDRSLSGPDHHASLEPNEFEKMVAAIRHVESALGTGIKSPAPCELQNLPVARKSVVSSRALRVGHRIVRDDLEIKRPGNGLAPKFLPALIGLTLRTSVDRDEVLTWNHFA, from the coding sequence ATGAAGCACGTGTTCGTCATCGCCGAAGCTGGAGTCAATCACAATGGATCGTTGGATCTCGCATTGCAACTTCTCGATGCCGCGAAGGCTTGCGGAGCAGATGCAGTAAAGTTCCAGACTTTCCGGGCTGAATTGCTGGCAACTCGTTCGGCGCGGAAGGCACCCTATCAGGACCGCACGACATCGACTTCGGAATCACAGTTTGAAATGTTGCAACGCCTCCAATTGGGCGCCGACGACCATCGTACTTTAATCCAACATTGTCGAGAGATTGGCATCCAATTTCTGTCGAGCCCGTTTGATACCGAGAGTGCCGACTTGCTCGATGAATTGGGTGTCCCGCTCTACAAAGTGCCGTCCGGTGAGATTACCAACCTACCATTCCTTCGTCACTTGGCGCACAAGAAGAAGCCATTGATAGTGTCTACGGGCATGTCCACTCTTGGCGAGGTTGAAGAGGCTGTTCAGGTTCTTCAGGACGAAGCAGCGAATCGAATCACGCTTCTGCATTGTGTGACCGAGTATCCAGCACCCTTTGATGAGGTCAACCTCCGTGCGATGTTGACACTCAAGGCAGCATTTGGTCTTCCCGTTGGCTACTCAGATCACACGGCGGGCATAGAAGTTGCGGTAGCTGCTGTTGCTCTGGGCGCGGAGGTTATTGAAAAGCATCTCACGATGGACCGTTCGCTTTCTGGCCCTGACCATCATGCATCCCTCGAGCCGAATGAATTCGAAAAGATGGTTGCAGCAATCCGCCACGTTGAGTCTGCTCTTGGCACTGGTATTAAGAGTCCCGCCCCTTGCGAACTTCAGAACCTTCCAGTTGCGCGCAAGAGCGTTGTCTCTTCTCGGGCCCTTCGGGTTGGGCACCGAATTGTAAGAGACGACCTGGAAATCAAACGGCCAGGTAACGGTTTGGCTCCCAAATTTCTGCCGGCTTTGATTGGGCTTACATTACGCACAAGCGTCGACCGAGACGAGGTGTTGACGTGGAATCATTTCGCTTGA
- a CDS encoding radical SAM protein, producing the protein MSDNNQRGSLRPLNIYLGDLTYTTLSLATDAFPLNIGFIAAYAQKIFGGEINLKLFKYIDDLDQAINERPPDILGLTNYPWNFHVGQEMFRMTRAVSPATICVMGGPNIPLEDEDRTQFIKRNSLIDFYAYLEGEEAFAELVKRAMETGVDRAKMKETPIDGFVHRLSDTEVMKGAMLTRRRILDEIPSPYLTGFMDKFFDGKLAPMLETNRGCPFSCTFCHEGNQLISKVNFFSVDRIKDELDYIAAAVRKAPILTSHLMFADPNFAMYERDYEIVEHIEGIQQKQNWPRSIFASTGKNKKERIAKALRKLNGTLSMWMSVQSMDPVVLHEIQRDNISTSEMIALAGVYQELGLPTFSELILGLPGDSYERHVKSISQVVEAGINVVEVYSCMLLNGTKLVTAFSRATHNIGSHFRILPRDFGKLQNGRIAVEIEEVITSTNTLSFQDYQDARKLHLMVAVVYNGGGLSPLLRFMRQNKVPIIGLLQRLVTNIREAPASVQAVFDSFVRLTKDELWESEESLRAYIYAENNYEKLLTGEIGINLIQVHTAMSLAVIDEWVEYIFQTAEAMFGEEVRAHVGEAEILDDIRVFCEGRVHNIFGDDRNEDCPSVELHYDIARWMRSPLATPLSEFKFKSAVRVDFGFSDAKKEEMAAQIKRYGTTATGIGRILIQMGRDRIWREPSSLPAVSRSNELQSSVQTAIQRANVLVEPS; encoded by the coding sequence ATGTCAGATAACAACCAGAGAGGAAGTTTGAGGCCGCTCAACATTTACCTGGGCGACCTTACCTATACCACTCTTTCCCTTGCCACCGACGCATTCCCCCTCAACATAGGATTTATTGCGGCCTACGCGCAGAAAATCTTTGGCGGTGAAATCAATTTAAAACTCTTCAAGTACATTGACGACCTGGATCAAGCCATCAATGAGCGGCCCCCTGACATCCTGGGTTTGACGAACTATCCGTGGAATTTCCATGTGGGACAGGAGATGTTCAGGATGACGCGGGCAGTTTCGCCGGCGACAATCTGCGTAATGGGGGGGCCAAATATTCCTCTTGAGGATGAAGATCGCACCCAGTTCATTAAACGCAACTCCTTGATCGATTTTTACGCGTACCTTGAAGGGGAGGAGGCTTTTGCAGAACTCGTGAAGCGCGCGATGGAAACTGGCGTCGACCGCGCAAAGATGAAAGAGACTCCAATCGATGGATTTGTTCACAGGTTGAGTGATACAGAGGTTATGAAGGGCGCAATGCTGACTCGTCGTCGAATCCTCGATGAGATTCCGTCGCCGTACCTCACTGGATTTATGGACAAGTTCTTCGACGGCAAACTCGCTCCGATGCTGGAGACAAATCGTGGATGTCCATTTTCATGTACTTTCTGTCACGAAGGCAACCAACTCATCTCGAAGGTTAACTTTTTCAGTGTAGATCGCATCAAGGACGAACTGGACTACATTGCCGCCGCAGTGCGAAAAGCTCCGATCTTAACCTCGCATTTGATGTTCGCTGATCCAAACTTTGCAATGTATGAGCGAGACTACGAGATCGTTGAACACATTGAAGGCATCCAGCAAAAGCAAAACTGGCCCCGCTCGATTTTCGCCTCAACCGGCAAGAATAAGAAAGAGCGTATTGCCAAGGCTCTTCGGAAGCTGAATGGCACTCTGTCAATGTGGATGTCTGTGCAATCCATGGATCCGGTTGTGCTCCATGAGATTCAGCGCGATAACATCAGCACCTCGGAGATGATCGCATTAGCAGGCGTATATCAAGAGCTGGGTCTGCCGACGTTTTCGGAACTCATACTTGGTCTGCCTGGAGATTCGTACGAGCGTCATGTAAAGTCGATTTCTCAAGTTGTAGAGGCCGGGATTAACGTCGTGGAGGTTTATTCATGCATGTTGCTGAATGGAACCAAACTCGTCACAGCATTCAGCAGGGCAACTCACAACATCGGCTCCCATTTCAGAATTCTGCCACGTGATTTCGGTAAGCTGCAGAACGGGCGCATCGCTGTCGAAATCGAAGAAGTTATTACCTCGACCAATACACTATCGTTTCAGGACTACCAGGATGCCAGAAAGCTGCATTTGATGGTCGCAGTTGTGTATAACGGTGGCGGACTTAGCCCTTTGCTGAGGTTTATGCGGCAAAATAAGGTCCCAATCATCGGTTTGCTTCAAAGGTTAGTAACGAATATCAGGGAGGCGCCGGCTTCAGTTCAGGCAGTCTTCGATTCGTTTGTACGACTAACCAAGGATGAACTCTGGGAGTCTGAAGAGTCACTCCGTGCGTATATTTATGCAGAAAACAACTACGAGAAACTACTCACGGGTGAGATCGGTATCAATCTGATTCAGGTCCACACAGCCATGAGCCTCGCGGTGATCGACGAGTGGGTGGAGTACATTTTCCAAACTGCGGAAGCAATGTTTGGCGAAGAGGTCCGTGCTCATGTCGGTGAGGCTGAAATCCTCGACGATATCAGAGTTTTCTGTGAAGGACGGGTTCACAACATTTTCGGCGACGATCGTAACGAGGACTGTCCCAGCGTGGAACTGCATTATGACATCGCAAGGTGGATGCGAAGCCCGCTCGCAACACCGCTTTCCGAATTCAAGTTCAAGAGTGCTGTTAGAGTCGATTTTGGATTCTCAGACGCCAAAAAAGAAGAGATGGCGGCGCAGATTAAGCGATACGGTACAACGGCTACAGGGATAGGGAGGATTTTGATACAAATGGGCCGCGACCGCATCTGGCGTGAGCCGTCGTCGCTACCCGCGGTGAGTCGATCCAACGAATTACAGAGCAGTGTTCAAACAGCCATTCAACGCGCCAACGTGCTAGTGGAGCCCTCGTAA
- the neuC gene encoding UDP-N-acetylglucosamine 2-epimerase, whose product MTRRKICVVTTSRADFGLLQKLMQCIDADRALELQVIASGMHLAAKFGRTVREIEAAGIKVDRKIKLSLIGGSALANAKSIGVGIPRFGDAFTELRPAIVVLLGDRFEILAPATAALMLQIPIAHIHGGERSEGAIDESIRHAITKMAALHFAATETYRRRIIQMGESPKQVFNFGAPGLDQLYDCGLLTRVQLEEELGLSLQEPVALVTYHPVTRNSESTEVQIKSLVGAIRASGLKAVFTMANADAQGSLINIRLQAACAQNPERFKWIPHLGHRRYLSCLKHFTLMVGNSSSGLIEAPSFRLPVVNIGERQRGRVRSPNVIDVRCSQAAIQHGIKRATSPRFRHLLRGMRNPYDRFHDGLASERIKDILKSVEVSGDLLTKRFYDLPRK is encoded by the coding sequence GTGACAAGGCGTAAGATCTGTGTGGTCACCACGAGCCGGGCAGACTTCGGGCTGCTTCAGAAGTTGATGCAGTGCATTGATGCTGATCGGGCGCTCGAGCTTCAGGTGATTGCATCAGGTATGCATTTGGCTGCGAAGTTTGGGCGGACTGTGCGAGAGATTGAGGCTGCAGGTATTAAGGTTGACCGGAAGATCAAACTAAGTCTCATTGGCGGATCAGCTCTAGCCAACGCAAAATCCATTGGAGTGGGCATCCCTCGCTTCGGAGACGCTTTCACGGAGTTGCGACCTGCGATTGTCGTTTTGCTTGGGGACCGATTTGAGATATTGGCACCCGCGACCGCCGCCCTCATGCTTCAGATTCCAATTGCGCATATCCATGGCGGTGAACGCAGTGAGGGTGCGATCGACGAGTCCATTCGCCATGCGATTACGAAGATGGCGGCACTCCATTTTGCCGCGACCGAGACATACCGGCGTCGAATCATTCAAATGGGAGAATCGCCCAAACAGGTTTTTAACTTTGGCGCTCCGGGACTCGATCAGCTGTACGACTGTGGCTTGCTGACCCGGGTACAACTTGAAGAAGAGCTTGGACTAAGTCTCCAGGAGCCAGTTGCACTTGTCACCTATCATCCCGTGACTCGAAATTCTGAAAGCACTGAGGTACAAATTAAGTCTCTGGTTGGCGCCATAAGGGCCAGCGGTCTGAAAGCAGTATTCACCATGGCTAACGCAGACGCACAGGGGTCTTTAATTAACATTCGCTTGCAGGCCGCATGCGCGCAGAATCCAGAACGCTTCAAATGGATACCTCACCTGGGGCATCGCCGCTATCTGAGTTGCCTTAAGCACTTCACACTCATGGTGGGGAACTCCTCAAGCGGCTTGATCGAAGCTCCTTCCTTCCGACTGCCTGTTGTGAATATAGGCGAGAGACAGAGAGGGCGGGTTCGATCTCCAAATGTCATTGATGTCCGATGCAGTCAGGCGGCGATTCAACATGGAATTAAGCGGGCGACCTCCCCACGCTTTCGCCATTTGTTGCGCGGAATGCGTAATCCATATGACCGCTTCCATGATGGGCTTGCGAGCGAGAGGATCAAGGACATTCTAAAATCGGTTGAAGTATCAGGCGACTTATTAACAAAGCGATTCTACGATTTGCCGCGAAAATGA